One window of Leptotrichia sp. oral taxon 498 genomic DNA carries:
- a CDS encoding ABC transporter ATP-binding protein, translating to MGKKLLEVKDLSVSFNTYAGEVQALRGISFFVERGETLAIVGESGSGKSVTVQTIMKLIQMPPGEIKSGEILFDGEDLVTISDEKMAKLRGGKIGMIFQDPMTSLNPTMKIGKQIMEGILIHKKVNKIEAKKRAIEMLKKVGIPKPEERFNQYPHEFSGGMRQRVVIAIALACEPDLLICDEPTTALDVTIQAQILDLINEIKKELNIAVILITHDLGVVAQTADRVIVMYAGEKLEEAPVRELFRNPKHPYTWGLLKSLPRLDMNSNERLTSIPGTPPDLLNPPKGDPFAARSEYAMKIDYERKPPMIDLGGGHFVKSWLYVKGAPKIEFLKDEKNDD from the coding sequence ATGGGAAAAAAATTATTGGAAGTAAAAGATTTAAGTGTTTCTTTTAATACTTACGCAGGAGAAGTTCAGGCGCTTCGTGGAATAAGTTTTTTCGTTGAAAGAGGAGAAACTTTGGCAATTGTCGGAGAGTCTGGAAGCGGGAAGTCGGTTACAGTTCAGACAATTATGAAACTTATTCAAATGCCGCCGGGAGAGATAAAATCGGGAGAAATTTTGTTTGACGGAGAAGATTTGGTCACTATAAGTGATGAGAAAATGGCAAAACTTCGTGGTGGAAAAATTGGGATGATATTTCAAGATCCAATGACTTCACTAAATCCAACAATGAAAATTGGAAAGCAGATTATGGAAGGAATTTTAATTCATAAAAAAGTAAATAAAATTGAAGCTAAAAAGAGAGCTATTGAAATGCTTAAAAAAGTTGGAATTCCAAAGCCAGAAGAGCGATTTAATCAATATCCACATGAATTTTCCGGAGGAATGCGGCAAAGGGTTGTAATTGCAATCGCTCTTGCGTGTGAGCCAGACTTACTTATCTGTGATGAGCCAACAACGGCGTTAGATGTTACAATTCAAGCACAGATACTGGATTTGATAAATGAAATAAAAAAGGAATTAAATATAGCGGTCATTCTTATAACTCACGATTTGGGAGTTGTAGCGCAGACGGCGGATAGAGTTATTGTTATGTACGCAGGAGAAAAATTGGAAGAAGCGCCAGTCAGAGAATTATTTAGAAATCCAAAGCATCCTTACACTTGGGGACTGTTAAAATCACTTCCAAGACTGGATATGAACTCAAATGAAAGGCTTACTTCAATTCCTGGTACACCGCCAGATTTGTTAAATCCACCAAAAGGAGATCCGTTTGCGGCTCGTTCTGAATATGCGATGAAAATTGACTACGAGAGAAAGCCGCCTATGATTGATTTAGGAGGCGGACATTTTGTAAAATCGTGGCTGTATGTCAAAGGAGCTCCTAAAATTGAATTTTTAAAAGATGAAAAAAATGATGACTAG
- a CDS encoding ABC transporter ATP-binding protein, with the protein MEKIIEMKNLKKYFPMKKKTVLKAVDNVTMDIYKGEILSLVGESGSGKTTLGRTISRLYKKTNGEILYNGKPVEDYSLKDFTKEIQMIFQDPQASLNPRMTVGDIVAEGIDIHKLASSKQERMEKVYSLLELVGLNREHASRFPHEFSGGQRQRIGIARALAVNPSVLVCDEPISALDVSIQAQVVNLLKDLQKERNLTMLFIAHDLSMVKYISDRVAVMYRGKVVELGTPHAVYGDPVHSYTKSLISAVPIADPDYKKTETIDMDESYLRSPIGNVTEINEVPSEPEFTEYRPGHFVETAFLREKNLI; encoded by the coding sequence ATGGAAAAAATAATAGAGATGAAAAATTTAAAAAAATATTTTCCAATGAAAAAAAAGACTGTACTAAAAGCGGTTGACAATGTGACGATGGATATTTACAAAGGAGAAATCCTAAGTCTTGTCGGGGAATCTGGAAGTGGGAAAACAACGCTTGGAAGAACAATTAGCAGACTTTACAAAAAGACAAATGGAGAGATTTTGTATAATGGAAAACCTGTGGAGGATTACAGCTTAAAGGATTTCACAAAAGAGATTCAGATGATATTTCAAGATCCACAGGCATCGCTAAATCCCCGAATGACGGTAGGAGATATAGTCGCTGAAGGAATTGACATTCATAAACTTGCAAGTTCAAAGCAGGAGAGAATGGAAAAAGTTTATAGTTTATTGGAATTAGTTGGATTAAACAGGGAACATGCCAGTCGTTTTCCACATGAATTTTCTGGAGGACAACGGCAAAGAATTGGGATTGCTAGGGCACTTGCTGTAAATCCAAGTGTTTTGGTGTGTGATGAGCCAATTTCGGCACTAGATGTGTCAATTCAAGCGCAAGTTGTAAATTTATTAAAGGATTTGCAAAAGGAGAGAAACTTGACTATGCTGTTTATTGCGCATGATTTGTCGATGGTAAAATATATTTCAGACAGAGTGGCAGTTATGTATCGGGGAAAAGTTGTGGAACTTGGAACACCTCACGCAGTTTACGGAGATCCTGTTCACAGTTATACAAAATCGTTGATTTCTGCCGTACCAATTGCAGATCCAGATTATAAAAAGACTGAAACAATTGACATGGACGAATCATATTTGCGAAGTCCAATTGGAAATGTGACTGAAATTAATGAAGTTCCAAGTGAACCGGAGTTTACAGAATATAGACCGGGACATTTTGTGGAAACGGCATTTTTGAGAGAAAAAAATTTGATTTAA
- a CDS encoding peptide ABC transporter substrate-binding protein: MKKILLLLSLVAFFIVSCGSGSGDNELILNLKEEGKSYDPELANDSTGEFVDSLVTETLTRQAKDGKSLPGVAKTWEHNQDSTVWTFHLRNNAKWSNGDPITAQNFKDGWVRALDPKTASKYADKLFYIKNAKEFNSGKIKNPDELGIKVVDNYTLVVTLNDPLPYFDSIVRIQTYAPLNKAFYDRVKDKYMTSKETSISSGVYKIKEWTRDSQIVFEKNENYWNKDSIKLEGVKVVFINDPNGSLNAFKNDEIDSTNISIEQAKEFKDDKRKILTDDGSVWYMTYNMKNKVLANKKIRQALSLAVDREKLVSDVLSGTGKPAYTYTAKGVGIMGVQKDFSEEAGKVFPAFDAAKAKSLLAEGLKELNLQKLPTLEMIFNDSGNNKIISEYIQDQLHKNLGVDIKIQAMTFSERLSRMEQRNYEIALAGYNGDFNDAITYLDRFVTKDGNNYSDYSNPEYDRLVKFVKSSGDQKARVASMIQMEKILADDMPVGILYYRQNTKLVNPRVHDIVFSPIGKDYVLDYTYIK; this comes from the coding sequence ATGAAAAAAATTTTGTTACTTTTAAGTTTAGTTGCGTTTTTTATCGTTTCTTGCGGAAGTGGAAGCGGAGATAATGAGCTAATTTTAAATTTAAAAGAAGAAGGAAAATCTTATGACCCAGAATTAGCAAATGATTCAACAGGAGAATTTGTAGACTCTCTTGTGACAGAAACACTTACAAGACAGGCAAAAGATGGAAAATCATTGCCAGGGGTGGCAAAAACTTGGGAACACAATCAAGATTCAACAGTTTGGACATTCCATTTGAGAAACAACGCAAAATGGTCAAATGGAGATCCGATTACAGCGCAAAACTTTAAAGATGGTTGGGTAAGAGCACTAGATCCAAAAACTGCTTCAAAATATGCGGATAAATTATTTTACATAAAAAATGCAAAAGAATTTAATTCAGGAAAAATCAAAAATCCTGATGAATTAGGAATAAAAGTTGTGGATAACTACACTTTAGTAGTAACTTTAAATGATCCATTGCCATATTTTGACTCAATTGTGCGAATTCAAACTTATGCGCCGCTTAACAAAGCGTTTTACGACAGAGTTAAGGATAAATACATGACTAGTAAAGAAACTTCAATTTCATCAGGTGTTTATAAAATAAAAGAATGGACAAGAGATTCACAAATTGTCTTTGAAAAAAATGAAAATTACTGGAATAAAGACAGCATAAAACTTGAAGGTGTAAAAGTTGTGTTTATAAACGATCCGAATGGAAGCTTGAACGCATTTAAAAATGATGAGATAGATTCGACAAATATTTCTATTGAACAAGCTAAAGAATTTAAAGATGACAAGAGAAAAATACTTACAGATGATGGTTCTGTCTGGTATATGACTTACAATATGAAAAATAAAGTTCTTGCCAACAAAAAAATAAGACAGGCGTTGTCTCTTGCTGTGGACAGAGAAAAATTGGTGTCTGATGTGCTTAGTGGAACTGGAAAACCTGCTTATACATATACTGCAAAAGGCGTTGGAATAATGGGAGTGCAAAAAGATTTTTCTGAAGAAGCTGGAAAAGTTTTTCCTGCATTTGATGCTGCAAAAGCGAAAAGTTTATTAGCTGAAGGATTAAAAGAGCTAAATTTACAAAAGTTGCCGACACTTGAAATGATTTTTAACGACAGTGGAAATAATAAAATAATTTCAGAATATATTCAAGATCAGCTTCATAAAAATTTAGGTGTCGATATAAAAATACAAGCGATGACTTTTAGCGAAAGACTTTCTAGAATGGAACAGAGAAATTATGAAATTGCACTTGCCGGCTACAATGGCGATTTTAACGATGCAATCACTTATTTGGACAGATTTGTGACAAAAGATGGAAATAATTACTCAGATTACTCAAATCCAGAATATGACAGATTGGTTAAATTTGTAAAATCTTCTGGAGATCAAAAAGCGAGAGTGGCTTCAATGATTCAAATGGAAAAAATTCTTGCTGATGATATGCCAGTTGGAATACTTTATTACAGACAGAATACAAAATTAGTTAATCCAAGAGTTCACGACATAGTATTTAGTCCAATTGGAAAAGATTATGTACTGGACTATACTTATATTAAATAA
- a CDS encoding peptide ABC transporter substrate-binding protein has product MKKLLLTLAMSLFLLSCGNGGNDQNTFSVNIVTEPSSIDPQITTDIPGGTVDELILEGLLRKDKNGKSVAGLAKSWEKSKDGLKWTFHLRDGIKWSNGDPVTAKDFKAGWLRALNPATAASNANMLFVIKNGEKYNAKKASAEEVGIKVVDDKTLEVTLEAPVSYFDDLVTFKAYMPLNEKYYNQVKDKYFSEAKYTIAVGPYTLDDWTHNSELRLKKNPNYWDAANVKTENVVLKMIDSNSSVNAFKNDEVDVTPVTFEQAKEFNGKPELVTAKDGGIYYLLFNVNDPAYKNVKIRKAISMAINKNDLLTKALSNSEKATKTFTPQGIGLNGLKGDFAKEVPTDQPKYDVAEAKKLLAEGMKEAGISKLPNIKILFNDSGSRKAIVEYIQDNLKTNLGVQVDAEMVTSKERVNRTKENNFNIALMNWTGDFLDPITYLDLFESTNANNRGKFVNSRYDQLVKTVKSTDNPQTRVPAMIEMEKIISQEAPVVILFQKQKQYLVNPRVTNLGFVSIGGEFFIRDVVLK; this is encoded by the coding sequence ATGAAAAAATTATTGTTGACATTGGCAATGTCGCTATTTTTACTATCTTGTGGAAATGGCGGGAATGACCAAAACACATTTTCTGTAAATATTGTAACGGAGCCAAGTTCGATTGACCCGCAAATCACAACTGACATTCCTGGAGGAACAGTCGATGAACTTATTTTAGAAGGATTGCTTCGAAAAGATAAAAATGGAAAATCAGTTGCAGGACTTGCAAAATCGTGGGAAAAATCAAAAGATGGATTAAAATGGACATTTCACTTAAGAGATGGAATAAAATGGTCAAACGGAGATCCAGTAACCGCAAAAGACTTTAAAGCAGGATGGCTTCGTGCGCTAAATCCAGCAACAGCGGCAAGTAACGCAAATATGTTATTTGTAATAAAAAATGGAGAAAAATATAACGCTAAAAAAGCGAGTGCCGAAGAAGTTGGAATTAAAGTGGTTGATGACAAAACTTTGGAAGTTACATTGGAAGCACCAGTTTCATATTTTGATGATTTGGTAACATTTAAAGCATATATGCCTCTAAACGAAAAATATTATAATCAAGTTAAAGACAAATATTTTTCAGAAGCTAAATATACAATAGCTGTAGGTCCTTACACTTTGGACGACTGGACACATAATTCAGAATTGAGATTGAAAAAGAATCCTAATTACTGGGATGCGGCAAATGTTAAGACAGAAAATGTAGTTTTAAAAATGATTGACAGTAATTCGTCTGTAAATGCTTTTAAAAATGATGAAGTTGATGTTACACCAGTTACATTTGAACAAGCTAAAGAATTTAATGGAAAACCTGAATTAGTGACAGCTAAAGATGGAGGAATTTATTATTTGTTATTTAATGTAAACGATCCAGCTTACAAAAATGTGAAAATCAGAAAAGCTATTTCAATGGCAATCAATAAAAATGATTTGTTGACTAAAGCACTTTCAAATTCTGAAAAAGCGACTAAGACTTTCACACCGCAAGGAATTGGACTTAACGGACTAAAAGGTGATTTTGCCAAAGAAGTTCCAACAGATCAGCCAAAATATGATGTGGCAGAAGCTAAAAAATTGTTAGCTGAAGGAATGAAAGAAGCAGGGATTTCTAAATTGCCAAATATAAAAATATTATTTAATGACAGTGGAAGCAGAAAAGCGATTGTGGAATATATTCAAGATAATTTAAAAACTAATTTAGGCGTTCAAGTTGATGCGGAAATGGTTACAAGTAAAGAGCGTGTAAACCGTACAAAAGAAAATAACTTTAACATTGCTCTAATGAACTGGACTGGAGATTTCTTAGATCCAATCACATATTTAGATTTATTTGAAAGTACAAATGCAAATAATCGTGGAAAATTTGTAAATTCAAGATATGACCAGCTTGTAAAAACTGTAAAATCGACAGACAATCCACAGACAAGAGTACCAGCGATGATAGAAATGGAAAAAATAATTTCACAGGAAGCTCCAGTTGTAATTTTATTCCAAAAACAAAAACAATATTTAGTTAATCCAAGAGTTACTAATTTAGGATTTGTTTCAATTGGTGGAGAGTTCTTTATAAGAGATGTTGTATTAAAATAA
- a CDS encoding cobalt-precorrin-6A reductase: protein MIWIIGGTKDGRDILEKLVSVKNKKDILVSTATSYGGELLKKYTLDSKKNIQVICKKLDEEQMEKVITKKNINLIVDASHPYAENVSRSILKVTKKLGTKYVRFEREMLDYGDENVFKFETLSQMNEFISKYENKNILSTLGSNNLEEIKAMSKKNNLFVRILPTTASIQKAENLGYLPKNIIAIQGPVDKNLNLAMLKSFKIDFLITKESGKTGGEKEKIDACKEFGTVVLVLKRPFVNYRNVYSDIDKLINHI from the coding sequence ATGATTTGGATAATTGGCGGAACGAAAGACGGAAGAGATATTTTGGAAAAACTTGTCAGTGTGAAAAATAAAAAGGATATTCTTGTTAGTACTGCCACTTCCTACGGCGGAGAACTTTTGAAAAAATATACTTTGGATAGCAAAAAAAATATTCAAGTTATTTGTAAAAAATTGGACGAAGAACAAATGGAAAAAGTCATCACCAAAAAAAATATAAATCTCATCGTTGACGCAAGTCATCCATATGCTGAAAATGTGAGCCGTTCCATTTTGAAAGTTACAAAAAAACTTGGGACTAAATATGTGAGATTTGAGCGGGAAATGCTTGATTATGGAGATGAAAACGTCTTTAAATTTGAAACTTTGAGTCAAATGAATGAATTTATCTCAAAATATGAAAATAAAAACATTTTGAGTACACTTGGATCAAATAATCTAGAAGAAATAAAAGCTATGAGTAAAAAAAATAATCTTTTTGTGCGGATACTTCCAACAACTGCTTCCATTCAAAAGGCGGAAAATCTTGGATATTTACCTAAAAATATAATTGCAATTCAAGGGCCTGTTGACAAAAATTTGAATTTAGCTATGCTTAAAAGTTTTAAAATTGATTTTTTGATTACAAAAGAGAGTGGAAAAACTGGCGGAGAAAAAGAGAAAATTGATGCCTGTAAAGAATTTGGAACAGTTGTTTTAGTGCTAAAAAGACCTTTTGTGAACTACAGAAATGTTTATTCTGACATTGATAAACTTATAAATCATATTTAA
- a CDS encoding histidine phosphatase family protein, producing MKEIKENKLKLYIVRHGQTEWNVLEKFQGQMNSPLTEEGIEKVKKTAKELEDVKFNAVYTSQMGRTVETAKIILEDNKNEKPELQEIPELNEIYFGKWQGMTFIEIFDFSPQEAHNYFYDVKNYCATNVGGEELKDGLARFLQGLDKIVKAHESGNILIVTHGTVLELFFNYIENREADDLDERKLIGNGECRIFYFENGKFFQ from the coding sequence ATGAAAGAAATTAAAGAAAATAAATTAAAATTATACATTGTAAGACATGGACAAACTGAATGGAATGTCCTGGAAAAATTTCAGGGACAGATGAATTCGCCACTTACAGAAGAAGGGATTGAAAAAGTTAAGAAAACTGCGAAAGAATTGGAAGATGTTAAATTTAATGCTGTTTATACTAGTCAAATGGGAAGAACGGTTGAAACTGCAAAAATTATTTTGGAAGATAATAAAAATGAGAAACCAGAACTTCAAGAAATTCCCGAGCTTAATGAAATTTATTTTGGGAAATGGCAAGGGATGACTTTTATCGAGATTTTTGATTTTTCTCCGCAGGAAGCTCACAACTATTTTTATGATGTAAAAAATTACTGTGCGACAAATGTTGGCGGAGAAGAGTTGAAAGATGGACTAGCTAGATTTTTACAAGGACTTGATAAAATCGTGAAAGCTCACGAAAGCGGAAATATTTTGATTGTCACACACGGAACTGTTTTAGAGCTTTTCTTTAACTATATTGAAAACAGGGAAGCAGACGATTTAGATGAGAGAAAACTTATTGGAAATGGAGAATGTCGAATATTTTATTTTGAAAATGGTAAATTTTTTCAATAG
- the cobT gene encoding nicotinate-nucleotide--dimethylbenzimidazole phosphoribosyltransferase produces the protein MEILKKTLTQIEMANRQRMEEKEKKLDSLLKTPKGLGIIEDLAIKLEGMQQNYQPKKKMVLVMAADNGVEREKVSKSKRVITQYVVEAMLNGTSSINSLAKSFGADVKVVDLGIDESSSNSKKFDFKGIIDKKLMPFGTNNIADEAAMSYETAVSAIEIGIKMVDEFVKKGYNLFATGEMGIGNTSTSGAILKVFSDLPLDDIVGFGSGINKKTLEHKKEVIKRAISTKKIDKKDPIDMLSKVGGLDIAGMSGTFLGCAKNGVPVVIDGFISAVAALIAQKLCPNARDYMIGSHLSCEPGMKYIMSELNLTAPLLMNMKLGEGTGAIMMFPIIEAACRITEDVRTYPDV, from the coding sequence ATGGAGATTTTGAAAAAAACTTTGACTCAAATTGAAATGGCGAATAGACAGCGGATGGAAGAAAAAGAAAAAAAACTTGATTCTTTGCTAAAAACTCCGAAAGGACTTGGAATTATTGAAGATTTGGCAATAAAACTAGAAGGAATGCAGCAAAATTATCAACCTAAGAAAAAAATGGTACTCGTTATGGCGGCTGACAATGGTGTAGAGCGTGAAAAAGTAAGCAAATCCAAAAGAGTTATAACTCAATATGTCGTAGAAGCGATGTTAAACGGCACTTCTTCGATAAATTCTCTGGCAAAAAGTTTTGGTGCTGATGTAAAAGTAGTCGACTTGGGAATTGATGAAAGTTCAAGCAATTCAAAAAAATTTGATTTTAAAGGAATTATTGACAAAAAACTTATGCCATTTGGGACGAATAATATTGCAGACGAAGCTGCTATGAGTTATGAAACCGCTGTATCCGCCATTGAAATTGGAATAAAAATGGTGGACGAATTTGTGAAAAAAGGTTATAATCTTTTTGCGACTGGAGAAATGGGAATTGGAAATACTTCGACGAGCGGCGCTATTTTAAAAGTTTTTTCAGATTTGCCGCTGGACGATATTGTTGGATTTGGAAGCGGAATTAATAAAAAGACTTTGGAACATAAAAAAGAAGTTATAAAAAGAGCGATTTCGACTAAAAAAATTGATAAAAAAGATCCGATTGACATGCTTTCCAAAGTTGGCGGACTGGATATTGCAGGAATGTCTGGAACTTTTTTAGGTTGCGCTAAAAATGGCGTTCCTGTTGTCATAGACGGCTTTATCTCAGCTGTTGCGGCATTAATTGCACAAAAATTATGTCCGAATGCTCGTGACTATATGATTGGTTCGCACTTGAGCTGTGAGCCAGGGATGAAATATATTATGAGTGAGCTTAATTTAACCGCGCCACTTCTGATGAATATGAAGCTTGGCGAAGGAACTGGAGCTATTATGATGTTTCCAATCATAGAAGCGGCTTGTAGAATAACTGAAGATGTGAGAACTTATCCAGATGTTTGA
- the hemL gene encoding glutamate-1-semialdehyde 2,1-aminomutase has product MNTNKSKEIFEEAKKSIPGGVNSPVRAFQSVKKDYPIFIESAKGSKLFDEDGNEYIDMIGSWGPMILGHNYPEVLEVVKSEMEKGTSFGLPTKKEVVLAELVKECFPAIEKIRLTTSGTEATMAAVRLARAFTKKNKILKFEGCYHGHSDSLLVKAGSGLLTFEHQDSNGITEAVTKDTITAPFGDFEKTNKIIEDENDIACVIVEPIPANMGVIETSKEFLEFLREITRKKNIVLIFDEVITGFRISLGGACEVFGIQPDLVTLGKIIGGGYPVGAFGGKKEIMDSISPVGNVYHAGTLSGNPVSVAAGIKTISILKENPEIYKTLEKRTKELVSKIENLIQKYEIPATVNYVNSLFTIFFAKDKIENLEDAIDTSDEMFAIYFDTMLENGIIVPPSKYEAHFISYVHSDEDYEKFYFALKKAFEKIKNSL; this is encoded by the coding sequence ATGAATACAAATAAATCTAAAGAAATTTTTGAAGAAGCAAAAAAATCTATTCCAGGTGGTGTAAATAGTCCAGTCAGAGCTTTTCAGTCCGTAAAAAAAGACTATCCCATTTTTATTGAAAGTGCAAAAGGAAGCAAACTTTTTGATGAAGATGGGAATGAATATATTGATATGATTGGATCTTGGGGACCTATGATACTTGGGCATAATTACCCTGAAGTTCTTGAAGTTGTGAAATCCGAGATGGAAAAAGGGACATCTTTTGGGCTTCCGACAAAAAAAGAAGTTGTATTGGCAGAACTTGTAAAAGAATGTTTTCCTGCGATTGAAAAAATTAGGCTTACAACTTCTGGGACTGAAGCTACGATGGCGGCTGTGAGACTTGCCAGGGCATTTACAAAAAAGAATAAAATTTTGAAATTTGAAGGATGTTATCACGGGCATTCGGATTCACTGCTTGTAAAAGCGGGGTCTGGACTTCTTACTTTTGAGCATCAGGACAGCAACGGAATTACTGAAGCCGTAACCAAAGACACAATAACTGCTCCATTTGGAGATTTTGAAAAAACGAACAAAATTATTGAAGATGAAAATGACATCGCCTGTGTCATTGTTGAACCTATTCCAGCAAATATGGGAGTTATTGAGACTTCAAAAGAATTCTTGGAATTTTTGCGAGAAATTACTCGTAAAAAAAATATTGTTCTAATTTTTGACGAAGTTATTACAGGATTTAGAATTTCGCTTGGTGGCGCTTGTGAAGTGTTTGGAATACAGCCAGATTTGGTCACTCTTGGGAAAATCATTGGCGGCGGATATCCAGTTGGTGCATTCGGTGGAAAAAAAGAAATTATGGATTCGATTTCACCAGTTGGAAATGTTTATCACGCTGGAACTCTTTCTGGAAATCCAGTTTCTGTCGCCGCTGGAATTAAAACGATTTCCATTTTGAAAGAAAATCCTGAAATTTACAAGACTTTGGAGAAAAGAACGAAAGAACTGGTTTCTAAAATAGAAAACTTAATTCAAAAATATGAAATTCCTGCGACTGTGAACTATGTTAATAGCTTATTTACAATCTTTTTTGCAAAGGATAAAATAGAAAATCTGGAAGATGCAATTGACACAAGTGATGAAATGTTTGCCATTTATTTTGACACAATGTTAGAAAATGGGATTATTGTGCCGCCGTCAAAATATGAAGCTCATTTCATTTCCTATGTTCATTCCGACGAAGATTATGAAAAATTTTATTTTGCGTTGAAAAAAGCATTTGAGAAAATAAAAAATAGTTTGTAA
- a CDS encoding D-glycero-alpha-D-manno-heptose-1,7-bisphosphate 7-phosphatase: protein MKNKFILLDRDGVINVEKNYLHRIEEFEYEKNVVSGLAKLRDLGYKFVIITNQAGIAKGFYSEEDYFKLQKFIEEDLRKKGIKIEKSYFCPHHPDGIGKYKKNCECRKPNTKNFELAIKEFEIDEKNSFMIGDRVTDLIPAKKLGMKTVLVKTGYGVKNISKLKENGLDSIVVNDILEFANLIEEGENQ, encoded by the coding sequence ATGAAAAATAAATTTATTTTGCTCGACAGAGATGGCGTGATTAATGTTGAAAAAAATTATTTGCATAGAATTGAAGAATTTGAATATGAAAAAAATGTTGTCTCTGGGCTAGCAAAATTGAGAGATTTGGGTTATAAATTTGTCATTATTACCAATCAGGCTGGGATTGCTAAAGGATTTTACAGCGAAGAAGATTATTTTAAATTGCAAAAATTTATTGAAGAAGATTTGCGAAAAAAGGGAATTAAAATTGAAAAGTCGTATTTTTGTCCGCATCATCCTGATGGGATTGGGAAATACAAAAAAAATTGCGAATGTCGGAAACCAAATACGAAAAATTTTGAGTTGGCAATAAAAGAATTTGAAATAGATGAAAAAAACTCTTTTATGATTGGCGACAGAGTGACAGATTTGATTCCTGCAAAAAAACTAGGAATGAAAACCGTCCTCGTCAAAACTGGATATGGAGTTAAAAACATTTCAAAACTTAAAGAAAATGGCTTAGATTCCATTGTTGTGAACGACATTTTGGAATTTGCCAACTTAATTGAAGAAGGAGAAAATCAATGA